From Saprospiraceae bacterium, one genomic window encodes:
- a CDS encoding sterol desaturase family protein — protein MAVWVLYLICVVGAFFGMEFMAWFTHKYIMHGFLWSWHEDHHKPHHSKTGFWERNDRFFLVFAIPSFFCYLIGSLVAEYTWLLFIGIGISIYGVCYFLVHDVYIHRRFQWFKQLDNPYSKAILRAHGAHHAKTTKESCESFGMLLVHPKYYKKREKSVS, from the coding sequence ATGGCTGTTTGGGTTTTGTATTTAATTTGTGTGGTTGGTGCATTTTTTGGAATGGAATTTATGGCTTGGTTTACTCATAAGTACATCATGCATGGTTTTTTGTGGTCCTGGCACGAAGACCACCACAAGCCACATCACTCAAAAACCGGATTTTGGGAGAGAAATGATCGATTCTTTTTGGTCTTTGCCATTCCCAGCTTTTTTTGCTATCTGATTGGCTCACTGGTTGCTGAATATACCTGGTTACTTTTCATTGGTATTGGAATTTCAATCTACGGAGTATGCTATTTTCTTGTTCATGATGTATACATTCACAGGCGATTTCAATGGTTCAAACAATTGGATAACCCTTACTCAAAAGCCATTTTAAGGGCACACGGCGCACATCATGCCAAGACCACCAAAGAATCCTGTGAATCATTTGGCATGCTGTTGGTTCATCCCAAATATTATAAGAAACGGGAAAAATCAGTTTCTTGA
- a CDS encoding HAMP domain-containing histidine kinase yields MDKLAFKRFGHWYYLWAIGLLMVAIGKLYERNYQLLQHDLGHQYKSQIESKIHETEELSGYLTKLLKSVQWSSDQSNQIYERISLLLKDKKQYENSHLVFCKGGNLLYWHRTESYFDPQWCPCLTESGDGLFTIHNENYYGVRQNISFPNFELCFILYSKLPNPLTSIKDSPYITLERSNKNQLPIFNLQKKQIGFVNHIGIGLSKEFSETIILFYILLLLVFYYPVHKFAKLFFERKWISWGFLSIFMGIVTTSSLAHWLVQDPEYFNSIFTKFRIQSILFEYTLFELIVFSFIIFHLSYLYHRYFSLPEFDLTQKAFTRQLIPILNYVTILLALLFYVSFFKTIFVKSQIVFELQKTIFMPVENYLILLSLLLIIISVFLISHKLFQSTFSFRLKLRTRFLMYLCSVVFFLPFILYLKTEIHPVTFILGASIIVWLFDYFVEYKQASSMWLISWLLIISVITSGLVFHYQNIRKRKEKEQIANQSIQQIVQRNDSLATSEIDLNQLISLSLDMGFDLFLFENKSLKYSSGFDSPDYQFCIRNLKKENSRIVRVQQSELWIHRFSKEHIVVLRHELPTLVKSISLFSYLFTILIILSYLISLLHQRYPILPEGLNIQVESKPSLRTKIQFYIILGIVFSFIIIAMVTVFFTRRSEQQISEESLFNKLRYLSTFLEQSIQNVKEQEDAKFLLREQIKTTSSLFDYSLEFYDNQGYQVPVFANPAASDSKIKLCNPEFYFFYPFSISDIIIKRISLPDHEEKLYAYKNIFFNSIRLGTIEMSSFHGSESSTENRLTNLINTLLNIYVFLFLIAASLATLLANSITSPLEVLSEKIKSMRLGKRNDTLEWESQDEIGDLIQDYNRMVSQIDESAELLAKSERDNAWREMAKQVAHEIKNPLTPMKLNIQYLLQRIKSGDRDIGEMAQKVSHSILEQIDGLTQIATEFSNFAKMPQGVHEKILLNELISHVHDLYRKRDDLDIFLTVPIDECYVFCDKNQLMRVLNNLINNAIQSIPEHRRGKIEIVLLCDPPSALIKIKDNGIGIPIDMKDKVFLPNFTTKSSGTGLGLAMCRQIVESVNGAIYFETQETVGTEFFVSLPIMKNEGQD; encoded by the coding sequence TTGGATAAACTAGCATTCAAGCGATTTGGTCACTGGTACTATTTATGGGCCATTGGCTTATTGATGGTGGCTATTGGCAAACTGTATGAACGAAATTATCAGCTCCTCCAGCACGATCTCGGACACCAATACAAATCTCAAATTGAATCAAAAATCCATGAAACAGAAGAGTTATCCGGATATCTCACAAAATTGCTAAAATCGGTACAATGGAGTTCCGATCAATCCAATCAAATCTATGAGAGAATTTCACTCCTTTTAAAAGACAAGAAGCAATATGAGAATAGCCATCTGGTGTTTTGCAAAGGAGGTAATTTACTTTATTGGCATCGGACTGAAAGCTACTTTGATCCTCAATGGTGTCCTTGTCTGACAGAATCCGGGGATGGACTTTTTACCATTCACAATGAAAACTACTATGGAGTAAGACAAAATATTTCTTTTCCGAATTTTGAATTATGTTTTATACTTTACTCCAAACTTCCAAATCCATTAACGTCAATAAAAGATTCTCCCTACATTACATTAGAAAGATCCAACAAAAATCAACTGCCCATTTTCAACTTGCAAAAAAAACAAATTGGATTTGTCAATCATATTGGCATTGGGCTTTCCAAAGAATTTTCAGAAACAATTATTTTATTTTACATTCTACTATTGCTTGTATTCTATTATCCGGTACATAAATTTGCAAAACTATTTTTTGAAAGAAAATGGATCAGTTGGGGATTCCTTTCCATTTTTATGGGGATTGTGACAACCTCCAGCTTGGCCCACTGGTTGGTTCAGGATCCTGAATATTTCAATAGCATTTTTACAAAATTCAGAATCCAGTCCATACTCTTCGAATATACTTTATTTGAATTGATTGTATTCTCTTTCATCATATTCCATTTATCCTATCTATACCACAGGTATTTTAGTTTGCCTGAATTTGATTTAACTCAAAAAGCATTTACCAGGCAGCTTATTCCCATTTTGAACTACGTCACCATTTTACTTGCCCTTCTATTTTATGTCAGTTTTTTCAAAACCATTTTTGTAAAATCTCAGATTGTTTTTGAACTACAAAAGACGATCTTTATGCCGGTTGAGAATTACCTGATCTTACTGAGCTTGCTATTGATCATTATTTCTGTCTTTTTAATCTCACATAAATTATTCCAAAGTACGTTTAGCTTTCGACTGAAGCTTAGAACCAGATTTTTGATGTATTTGTGTTCTGTCGTTTTTTTTCTGCCTTTTATTTTATATCTCAAAACAGAAATTCATCCAGTCACATTCATTCTTGGTGCTTCGATAATTGTTTGGCTTTTTGACTATTTCGTAGAATACAAGCAGGCAAGTTCAATGTGGTTGATCAGTTGGTTACTCATCATCTCTGTCATTACATCCGGACTTGTATTCCACTATCAGAATATCCGGAAGCGAAAAGAAAAGGAACAAATTGCAAACCAAAGTATTCAGCAAATCGTTCAGCGCAACGATAGTCTCGCTACTTCAGAAATTGATCTCAATCAACTGATCAGTCTTTCCCTTGACATGGGTTTTGACTTGTTTCTATTTGAGAATAAATCCCTTAAATACAGTTCTGGGTTTGATTCACCGGATTACCAATTTTGTATTAGGAATTTAAAAAAAGAAAATTCACGCATTGTCCGTGTTCAACAATCAGAGCTGTGGATACATAGATTCAGCAAAGAACATATCGTTGTATTAAGACATGAATTACCCACGCTGGTAAAGAGTATTTCTCTTTTTTCCTATCTATTTACCATTCTTATCATATTATCCTACTTAATAAGCCTGTTGCACCAACGGTATCCGATTCTACCGGAAGGTTTAAATATCCAGGTAGAATCCAAACCCTCCTTGCGGACCAAAATTCAATTTTACATAATCCTTGGAATCGTATTCAGTTTTATTATTATTGCGATGGTTACTGTTTTCTTTACCAGAAGATCAGAGCAACAGATTAGCGAGGAATCATTATTTAACAAACTGAGGTATTTAAGCACATTTCTTGAACAAAGCATTCAAAATGTCAAGGAGCAGGAAGACGCAAAGTTTCTTTTGAGGGAACAAATCAAAACCACTTCTTCACTTTTTGATTATAGTCTGGAATTCTATGACAATCAGGGATATCAGGTCCCGGTATTTGCCAATCCTGCAGCTAGCGATTCAAAGATAAAACTTTGTAATCCGGAATTTTATTTTTTCTACCCATTTAGCATATCTGATATCATTATCAAAAGGATCTCCCTACCAGACCATGAAGAAAAACTGTACGCTTACAAGAATATTTTTTTTAACAGTATCAGGTTGGGGACGATCGAGATGTCAAGCTTTCATGGTTCTGAAAGTTCTACCGAAAACCGTTTAACCAATTTAATCAATACCTTATTAAACATTTATGTTTTTCTATTTCTGATCGCTGCATCTTTAGCCACATTGTTGGCAAACTCGATAACATCTCCACTCGAAGTGTTGAGTGAAAAAATAAAATCAATGCGTCTCGGAAAAAGGAATGACACATTGGAATGGGAAAGTCAGGATGAAATTGGGGATCTGATACAGGATTACAATCGCATGGTAAGCCAGATTGACGAATCTGCAGAGTTATTGGCAAAATCTGAAAGGGATAACGCCTGGCGAGAAATGGCCAAACAAGTGGCCCATGAAATAAAAAATCCTTTGACCCCGATGAAATTAAATATTCAATATTTATTACAAAGAATTAAATCGGGAGACCGTGACATTGGAGAAATGGCTCAAAAAGTCAGTCACTCCATTTTGGAACAAATCGATGGACTCACTCAAATAGCCACTGAATTTTCAAATTTTGCCAAAATGCCTCAAGGTGTCCACGAGAAAATTTTATTAAATGAACTCATTTCTCATGTCCATGATTTGTATAGAAAAAGAGATGATCTTGATATTTTCCTAACGGTGCCAATTGATGAGTGTTATGTATTTTGCGACAAAAATCAACTAATGAGAGTACTCAATAATTTGATTAACAACGCCATTCAATCAATACCTGAACATCGGCGGGGAAAAATTGAGATTGTCTTGCTGTGCGACCCACCATCTGCTCTTATTAAAATAAAAGACAATGGTATAGGCATTCCCATTGACATGAAAGACAAAGTTTTCCTGCCAAATTTTACCACCAAAAGCTCCGGAACCGGTTTAGGCTTGGCCATGTGTCGACAGATCGTAGAGTCTGTCAACGGAGCGATTTATTTTGAGACTCAAGAGACTGTTGGTACTGAATTCTTTGTGAGCCTGCCTATCATGAAAAACGAGGGTCAGGATTGA
- the porV gene encoding type IX secretion system outer membrane channel protein PorV, giving the protein MRKFFIISTCVFFNGLLHAQQWDDRKNCIIDQATGECVTNTILTALPFMHINPDARAGGIGDAGLATSPDPNSMHFNAAKLAFVENKFAVSATLSPWLRNLNIDDIYLLYLSGYYKAGNDQAVGGAIRYFSLGSIDFRDEFGNDLGTGRPNEIEITAAYARKLTPRLSASLSGKFALSSLATGRTVSGTQIFPARTFAADIGVFYKGPAGSSGRRNYLSLGAAITNLGAKVTYTKSTTRDFIPTNFGIGANYEMNFDDYNSLNLILDFNKLMVPSTIPQGHPDFDANNNKIADIRERPLFSGVFGSFSDAVGGFTEEMQEVTIHPALEYWYDKQFAVRMGYFYEHALKGNRKFFSLGCGVKYNVFSINISYLVPTNINRSPLANTLRFTFIFDLGAKQGEEN; this is encoded by the coding sequence ATGAGAAAATTCTTTATCATATCCACCTGCGTGTTCTTCAATGGCTTGCTTCATGCACAGCAATGGGACGACAGGAAAAATTGTATCATCGATCAGGCTACCGGTGAATGTGTCACCAATACGATACTTACAGCACTTCCATTTATGCACATTAATCCTGATGCAAGAGCCGGTGGTATAGGTGATGCAGGTTTGGCTACTAGCCCTGACCCAAATTCAATGCATTTCAACGCTGCCAAACTTGCCTTTGTAGAAAACAAATTTGCAGTTTCAGCGACCCTTTCTCCCTGGTTGCGCAATCTAAACATTGACGATATTTATTTGCTCTACCTTTCCGGCTATTATAAAGCAGGGAATGATCAAGCGGTGGGGGGTGCCATCCGATATTTTTCCCTGGGTTCGATCGATTTCCGGGATGAATTTGGCAATGATCTTGGTACAGGTCGTCCAAACGAAATTGAAATCACTGCCGCGTATGCCAGAAAACTGACACCCAGATTGTCCGCAAGTCTTAGCGGTAAATTTGCTTTATCTAGTCTCGCTACAGGAAGGACGGTTTCAGGAACGCAAATATTTCCTGCGAGGACGTTTGCAGCAGATATTGGTGTTTTTTACAAGGGGCCTGCAGGTTCATCTGGAAGGAGAAATTACCTCAGTTTAGGTGCTGCGATAACCAATCTGGGAGCTAAAGTAACTTACACCAAATCAACAACAAGAGACTTTATCCCCACCAATTTTGGCATTGGTGCCAATTACGAGATGAATTTTGATGATTACAATAGCTTAAATCTAATTCTCGATTTTAACAAACTAATGGTTCCTTCCACAATTCCACAAGGTCATCCAGATTTTGATGCCAACAATAACAAAATCGCCGATATCAGAGAGAGACCTTTGTTTAGTGGTGTGTTTGGCTCATTTTCGGATGCAGTAGGAGGATTTACAGAAGAAATGCAAGAGGTTACCATCCATCCAGCTCTGGAATACTGGTATGACAAACAGTTCGCTGTGAGAATGGGGTATTTCTACGAACATGCTTTAAAGGGTAATCGAAAATTTTTCTCATTGGGTTGTGGAGTAAAATACAATGTTTTCTCAATTAATATTTCTTATTTGGTGCCAACCAATATAAATAGAAGCCCATTGGCAAATACCTTGCGATTTACTTTCATTTTTGATCTAGGAGCTAAACAAGGCGAAGAAAATTAA
- the porU gene encoding type IX secretion system sortase PorU — MNLLLKVILLFSPYILSSQQIYSYQPKLNWLPLGSSVNQEIFNPLGIFQGAHRAQSDPRIPIYRIEIPVERSGKVTTRLYPISVESFEVSQASLEATNLSIQTEYLHSGEVLKERNQYKSVIAIHPVRKLADGKFERLLEFKIEILFENNPLTQTRNSPEYTRHSVLESGNIYKIAVDKAGFYKMDKSYLEKNLKINLTGINPNHIHLFGNGGTKLPEGNDVPREDDLAENHIFVSGAEDGVFNDQDFILFYATGPDLLKYSDLSSDFEMTKNPYSFKSYYYIKIDNTPGLRIEKIENNFQPEYQTQLGLHCLHYQKELNNLLDLGDCTHGTGQQWFGEDLSNSRSLDLGNFFSFTGVDFTKKVKLKAGFASRSDRSTQLHINVNNQTVSKFLGTINYSCTSTYAAYNSISDEIDLKEDLARVKINFPSISSSSNGWLDYIQLTAWRRLAYQNEPLFIFDPNAAQFNFSQYNIQHQANSNTMIWNVTDPLRPVQINFESQGSSIQFIDASKDQYKSYFLINTNAIQNSPEYIGLIENQNIHSLDKLDFVVVYPEIFESDAIRLFNHRSNFSNLKGAVVPIDQIYEEFGSGSKDPTALRDFLRMLYTRGPNFRYVILMGNATFDYRYINNNRYPDNNFVPTFQTNQSLDPIDGFPSDDYFALMDENEGKSLSGLLDLYVGRILARSAEEAKNQVDKIIKYDTDPKMMEDWRLKMSFIGDDEDGNIHMVDVNRVSDDFHQQDLLYNHEKIYLDAYEQVTTPGGNRFPEVNKAINASVFSGNLIMTYLGHGGPTGLAQERVLQVPDINTWDNQDKMFLMITATCTFTTFDDPKITSAGQQTTLIKGGTIGLFSTVRPVYANDNYQLTNAVFKFIRKKENGKYLTLGEVLAKSKNANSGGFFTTNARKFMLFGDPSQTLAYPKNDIEIVSMNGKPIQEATDTISALSTVTFKGRILDENKELISDFNGTLVATVFDKVIELKTRGNDAGSRIQNFKVQKNILFKGNTEVKNGEWEFSFVVPKDINYAYGNGKISLYASDQTNRDAAGFNNSIVVGGVSTGGIAEDEPPVIQLFINDDQFVSGGITDQNPKIYAKLFDDMGINVTGNSIGHDLVAILDRNSDNPIILNSFYKTKLNNFQEGEVSYPLKNLAAGKHTLSLVAWDITNNMGTAEIEFHVVDESDFILDRVLNYPNPFNAWTRFQFETNVSGLGMLITVPIYSITGKMVKTIEKQIQLTGYRYEELEWDGTDDLGTPLANGVYLYQIRVSSNDNEIQFNKSSDFQKLVILR; from the coding sequence ATGAATCTTTTATTAAAAGTTATATTACTTTTTAGTCCTTATATTTTATCATCCCAACAAATATATAGCTACCAACCAAAACTAAATTGGCTACCTCTGGGTAGTTCTGTGAATCAAGAAATTTTCAATCCACTTGGTATATTTCAAGGCGCGCACAGGGCTCAATCTGATCCAAGAATTCCAATTTATCGTATAGAAATCCCTGTTGAGCGTTCTGGCAAAGTAACCACTAGATTGTATCCAATATCGGTTGAGTCATTTGAAGTTTCCCAAGCTTCATTGGAAGCAACAAATTTGTCCATCCAAACAGAATATTTACATTCTGGCGAAGTTTTGAAAGAACGAAATCAGTATAAATCGGTGATCGCCATTCATCCAGTTCGAAAACTTGCCGATGGCAAATTTGAAAGATTGCTTGAATTCAAAATAGAAATTCTCTTCGAAAACAATCCTCTGACGCAAACGAGGAACAGCCCGGAATATACCCGGCATTCCGTGTTGGAAAGTGGCAATATCTATAAAATTGCCGTTGACAAAGCGGGGTTTTATAAAATGGACAAATCATACCTCGAAAAAAATTTAAAAATCAACCTCACAGGGATCAATCCAAACCATATTCATTTGTTTGGAAATGGAGGAACTAAACTACCGGAAGGGAATGATGTGCCGAGAGAAGATGATTTGGCTGAAAATCACATTTTTGTTTCCGGTGCAGAAGATGGAGTATTTAATGATCAAGATTTTATTTTATTTTACGCCACCGGCCCTGATCTTCTGAAGTATTCTGATTTGAGTTCGGATTTTGAAATGACAAAAAATCCTTATAGTTTTAAGAGTTATTATTATATAAAAATTGACAATACACCCGGTCTCAGAATTGAAAAGATTGAAAACAATTTTCAGCCTGAATATCAAACACAACTGGGCTTACATTGCCTACACTATCAAAAGGAACTCAACAATCTTTTGGACCTTGGAGATTGCACCCATGGTACAGGGCAGCAGTGGTTTGGAGAAGACCTGAGCAACAGCAGGAGCCTGGATCTTGGTAATTTTTTTAGTTTTACCGGAGTGGATTTTACCAAAAAAGTAAAACTAAAAGCCGGTTTTGCCTCCAGATCTGACAGGTCCACTCAACTTCACATTAATGTCAACAATCAAACGGTGTCTAAATTTTTAGGAACCATTAATTATAGCTGCACATCCACTTATGCTGCCTATAATTCTATCTCTGATGAAATTGATTTGAAAGAAGATTTGGCCCGGGTAAAAATAAATTTCCCTTCGATCTCTTCCAGTTCAAATGGTTGGTTGGATTATATTCAATTAACTGCATGGCGACGACTGGCTTATCAGAATGAACCGCTCTTTATTTTTGATCCAAATGCAGCTCAATTTAATTTCAGTCAATATAACATACAACACCAGGCCAATTCCAATACTATGATTTGGAATGTGACTGATCCACTCAGACCAGTTCAAATTAATTTTGAATCGCAAGGTTCTTCCATCCAATTCATTGACGCATCCAAAGATCAATACAAGTCCTATTTTTTAATCAATACAAATGCCATTCAAAATTCTCCTGAATATATTGGCCTCATTGAAAATCAAAACATCCACTCTTTGGACAAACTGGATTTTGTGGTTGTGTACCCTGAAATCTTTGAATCTGATGCCATCCGATTATTTAATCACAGATCCAATTTTTCCAATTTGAAAGGAGCAGTGGTTCCGATTGATCAGATCTATGAAGAATTTGGTTCAGGCTCCAAAGATCCTACCGCACTTCGGGATTTTCTAAGAATGCTTTATACAAGAGGTCCCAATTTTAGATATGTGATTCTGATGGGAAATGCCACATTTGATTACCGCTACATTAATAACAATCGCTATCCTGATAATAATTTTGTCCCAACTTTTCAGACAAATCAATCCCTTGATCCCATCGATGGGTTTCCTTCAGATGACTATTTTGCCCTGATGGATGAAAATGAAGGAAAATCTCTGTCAGGTCTTTTGGATCTTTATGTTGGGCGTATATTAGCGAGGTCTGCAGAAGAAGCCAAAAATCAAGTCGATAAAATTATAAAATACGATACCGATCCAAAAATGATGGAGGACTGGAGATTAAAAATGTCTTTCATTGGAGATGACGAAGATGGTAATATTCACATGGTAGATGTAAATCGGGTAAGTGATGATTTTCACCAACAGGATTTGTTATACAACCACGAAAAAATTTATCTGGATGCTTACGAACAGGTAACGACACCGGGTGGAAATCGTTTTCCTGAAGTCAATAAAGCGATCAATGCTTCTGTGTTTTCCGGAAATCTGATTATGACCTATTTGGGACACGGGGGGCCAACCGGATTGGCTCAGGAAAGAGTGTTACAGGTTCCTGATATCAACACATGGGACAATCAGGATAAAATGTTTTTGATGATCACTGCGACCTGTACCTTCACTACTTTTGACGATCCAAAAATAACCAGTGCCGGGCAGCAAACCACTTTGATCAAAGGTGGTACAATCGGATTATTTTCTACTGTCAGACCTGTTTACGCCAATGACAATTATCAATTGACCAATGCGGTTTTTAAATTCATCAGGAAAAAAGAAAATGGAAAATACTTAACCCTTGGTGAGGTTCTCGCCAAATCAAAGAATGCGAATTCAGGAGGCTTTTTTACAACAAATGCCCGCAAATTTATGCTCTTTGGCGATCCATCACAAACCCTGGCCTATCCGAAAAACGATATAGAAATCGTCTCGATGAATGGAAAGCCTATACAAGAAGCCACTGACACAATCAGTGCATTGAGTACCGTAACTTTCAAAGGACGTATTCTCGATGAAAACAAAGAATTGATCAGTGATTTCAATGGCACGCTGGTCGCCACCGTTTTTGACAAAGTAATTGAACTAAAAACAAGGGGGAATGATGCCGGTAGCAGAATTCAAAATTTTAAGGTTCAAAAAAATATCCTATTTAAGGGAAATACAGAAGTAAAGAATGGAGAATGGGAATTTTCTTTCGTCGTCCCGAAAGACATCAATTATGCATATGGCAATGGAAAGATAAGTTTGTATGCTTCGGACCAAACAAACAGGGACGCCGCGGGATTTAACAATTCAATTGTTGTTGGCGGAGTTTCCACTGGGGGAATTGCAGAGGACGAGCCGCCCGTGATTCAATTATTTATCAATGACGACCAATTTGTCAGCGGAGGTATTACCGACCAAAATCCAAAAATTTATGCCAAATTGTTTGATGATATGGGGATCAATGTAACCGGTAATTCCATTGGCCATGATTTAGTAGCTATTTTGGACCGCAATTCCGATAACCCAATTATTCTAAATAGCTTCTATAAAACCAAACTTAATAACTTTCAGGAGGGTGAAGTAAGTTACCCTCTCAAGAATTTGGCTGCAGGTAAACACACTCTCAGTCTTGTAGCTTGGGATATTACCAATAACATGGGAACCGCTGAAATTGAATTCCATGTGGTGGATGAATCCGATTTTATTCTGGATCGAGTTCTAAATTACCCCAACCCATTTAATGCATGGACCCGTTTCCAATTTGAAACAAATGTGAGCGGACTTGGTATGTTGATTACTGTTCCTATTTATTCCATCACAGGCAAAATGGTCAAAACCATTGAAAAACAAATTCAATTGACCGGTTACCGGTATGAAGAATTGGAATGGGATGGCACCGACGACTTGGGCACCCCCTTGGCCAATGGTGTTTATTTGTACCAAATAAGGGTGAGTTCCAACGACAATGAGATCCAATTCAATAAATCCAGTGATTTTCAAAAATTAGTAATCCTGAGATAA
- a CDS encoding PorP/SprF family type IX secretion system membrane protein: protein MVVKKWILTAGMVLILIGLAMQTSSSQDPVFSQFYAAPLQLNPSFAGLSESPRFAAVYRNQWPLIEEPFRTYSTLHLSYDQYFDKIKSGFGFELLADNAGAGFIQSYKAAGYYSYRVELNRDGHYIKGGVEAGLVGLNYGWDKFVFGDQIDPKTGYVTPGGLPIASSEVRPADDRIAYLDVGAGLLYHSPNWFIGLSSKHLNGPSIGILNVNNSGFSGLPVRWSLHTGAQIPLSKQKNINVLSLQPALAIFNQAGFLQLNAGTQLQFNTVFVGMWYRHATQNPDALIGVLGLKKGNLKLAYSFDFTVSSLTLAQGGSHEFSLLFNKAKPPKKSYVNCFEAFN from the coding sequence ATGGTTGTAAAGAAATGGATTTTAACAGCTGGAATGGTATTAATCCTGATCGGGTTGGCCATGCAGACCAGCAGTTCTCAGGATCCAGTTTTCAGTCAGTTTTATGCGGCACCCTTACAATTAAATCCTTCATTTGCAGGACTTTCGGAGTCTCCGCGCTTTGCGGCTGTTTATAGGAATCAATGGCCTTTGATAGAAGAGCCTTTTAGAACCTATTCCACCCTGCACTTAAGCTATGATCAGTATTTTGATAAAATCAAAAGTGGCTTTGGTTTTGAATTATTGGCAGATAATGCAGGTGCGGGTTTTATTCAGAGCTATAAAGCGGCCGGATATTATTCTTATCGTGTCGAGCTCAATCGGGATGGCCACTATATAAAAGGGGGGGTAGAAGCTGGTTTGGTAGGATTGAATTATGGATGGGATAAGTTCGTTTTTGGCGATCAAATTGATCCCAAAACGGGTTATGTTACCCCAGGTGGTCTTCCAATTGCATCCAGCGAAGTACGTCCAGCCGATGACAGAATTGCATATTTAGATGTTGGTGCTGGCTTGCTTTACCACTCACCCAATTGGTTTATTGGTTTGTCTTCCAAGCACTTGAACGGACCTTCGATTGGAATATTGAATGTTAATAACAGTGGGTTTTCAGGTTTACCTGTTCGTTGGTCTCTGCACACTGGTGCTCAGATTCCTTTATCTAAACAGAAGAATATCAATGTATTATCATTACAGCCAGCTTTGGCAATATTTAATCAGGCCGGTTTTTTACAATTGAATGCAGGAACCCAACTCCAGTTCAATACTGTTTTTGTTGGTATGTGGTATAGGCATGCGACACAAAATCCAGATGCTCTAATTGGGGTTTTAGGATTAAAAAAAGGCAATCTAAAGCTGGCATATAGCTTCGATTTCACAGTATCTTCCCTGACTTTGGCCCAGGGAGGGAGCCATGAATTTAGTTTGTTGTTCAATAAGGCAAAACCCCCGAAAAAGTCCTATGTAAACTGTTTTGAGGCATTTAATTAA